A window from Mycobacterium saskatchewanense encodes these proteins:
- a CDS encoding LLM class flavin-dependent oxidoreductase, which produces MSRIFLNAFDMACVGHQSAGLWRHPEDQGYRYRELGYWTDLARILEAGGFDALFLADVLGVYDVYGGSRDAAVRDAAQFPVNDPTAAVSAMAAVTETLGFGITLSLTYEQPYSLARRLSTLDHLTGGRVAWNIVTSYLDSAARNLGLDAQIPHDQRYEVADEYIEVCYKLWEASWESDAVVRDPGRGVFTDPTKVHDIEHKGRYFSVPGPFLCEPSPQRTPVLFQAGASPRGVRFAAAHAEAVFVSGPTPQVVRGPVRALRAAAAELGRDPRSIKVFTMVTPVVAETHERAVAKLAEYRRFVSPAGAMALFGGWTGVDLAELDPDEPLKYVETEANRSALASFTTADPDRTWTVRELAEQVGIGGRGPVLTGSPTEVADELERWVEEADVDGFNLAYVVTPGTFVDFARLVVPELRRRGRVPDGLAPATLRERLGGGGPLLPADHPGARYRR; this is translated from the coding sequence GTGAGCAGAATCTTTCTGAACGCTTTCGACATGGCGTGCGTCGGGCATCAGTCGGCGGGGCTGTGGCGCCATCCCGAGGATCAGGGCTACCGCTACCGCGAACTCGGCTACTGGACCGACCTGGCCCGGATACTGGAGGCTGGCGGCTTCGACGCGCTGTTCCTCGCCGACGTCCTCGGCGTCTACGACGTCTATGGCGGCTCCCGCGACGCGGCGGTGCGGGATGCCGCCCAGTTCCCGGTCAACGACCCGACCGCGGCCGTGTCGGCGATGGCGGCGGTGACCGAGACGCTCGGATTCGGGATCACGCTGTCGCTGACCTACGAGCAGCCTTACTCGTTGGCGCGCAGGCTGTCGACGCTGGATCACCTCACCGGCGGACGGGTGGCCTGGAACATTGTCACCTCGTACCTGGACAGCGCCGCCCGCAATCTTGGCCTGGACGCGCAGATTCCGCACGATCAGCGCTACGAGGTCGCCGACGAGTACATCGAGGTGTGCTACAAGCTGTGGGAGGCGTCGTGGGAATCCGACGCGGTGGTGCGCGACCCGGGCCGGGGCGTGTTCACCGACCCGACCAAGGTGCACGACATCGAGCACAAGGGCCGCTATTTCTCCGTCCCCGGCCCGTTCCTGTGCGAGCCGTCGCCGCAGCGCACGCCGGTGCTGTTCCAGGCCGGCGCCTCGCCGCGGGGGGTGAGGTTCGCGGCGGCGCACGCCGAGGCGGTGTTCGTGTCGGGACCGACGCCGCAGGTGGTGCGCGGCCCGGTGCGGGCCCTGCGCGCGGCCGCGGCCGAACTGGGCCGCGACCCCCGGTCGATCAAGGTTTTCACGATGGTCACCCCGGTCGTCGCCGAGACGCACGAGCGGGCCGTCGCCAAGCTGGCCGAATACCGCCGCTTCGTCAGCCCCGCCGGCGCGATGGCCCTCTTCGGCGGCTGGACCGGGGTGGACCTGGCCGAACTGGATCCCGACGAGCCGCTGAAGTACGTCGAGACCGAGGCCAACCGCTCCGCGCTGGCCTCGTTCACCACCGCCGACCCCGATCGCACCTGGACCGTCCGGGAACTGGCCGAGCAGGTCGGCATCGGCGGGCGCGGGCCGGTGCTGACCGGTTCGCCGACCGAGGTGGCCGACGAGCTCGAGCGCTGGGTCGAGGAGGCCGACGTCGACGGGTTCAATCTGGCCTACGTCGTCACCCCGGGCACGTTCGTCGACTTCGCCAGGCTCGTCGTTCCGGAGCTGCGTCGCCGAGGGCGGGTGCCGGACGGCTTGGCGCCGGCCACCTTGCGGGAACGACTCGGGGGCGGCGGGCCGCTGTTGCCGGCCGACCACCCGGGCGCGCGGTACCGGCGCTGA